In Vibrio stylophorae, the genomic stretch TTGCAGCAACCCCGCCCCAGCATGCTCAGCTATGGGCAAATAAAATGTCACCGTGTGCTCTCCTATCTCTACATAAGGTTGCAAGCCCCCTTGCTCGCGATGCTGCTGAAAATATGTCGCAGCGGCGCGCGGCGTTGCCGTCATCAAATGTGCCATGCGCAGCGGATTTTCCTGATTAAATTCTTGATTCATTAAGTAGGGATTAACAGTGATCCAAGTTGCTTGCTGATCGATGACCACTGGATAGTAAAGTGCCACGCCATAATAGCCCGTGCTGATTGTGGCAAAGGTCTGTAGCTCACGGCTAAGTTGCGGCATTTTTTCTACGGTAACGGTCGTCTTTGACCAAATCGTCATAATTGATTGATGCGTTTGCATCATCTTTTGCGCAGCAGCTTGAGCGCTCGCTTCAAGCTGATGACGTTGCCAAAGACTATAGCCCCAAAGAGATGTCACCAGTAATAGCACAGCAGCCAAAATCCAACGCCAAGACACCTGTAGGGGCTTGGCTTGCTGATTTTTCTGCGCATCAGTTAGGCTGGCATTGATGGCAAGCATGGATAAGCCCAGCACAAAAAAAAGAACAAAAAGTGGAATCCCCGCAATTAAAATCAGCTCTTCCAGCTTGCTCGATATCAGTCCTAACCCATCCCAATAAACCATCATGGGTAACAAGATTGACCACAGCACAAAAAATGCGGCGCTAATACGAAGCATGGCCGGTAAGTATTTCATCACGATATCTCTTTTAAAAACAATGAATTAAGCAGAGAGTAACAGACTAAATATGAAAAAAAATGCGCCTTGTAAGCGCACTTTTATAATTGGGATCTAAATCGTAATACAATGAAATAAAAGGGGTTTATGGTTTCAGCCAACCATTTTCGAGCGCTGTTTCAATGATCACATCGACTTTATCGCTCAGCACTTGGCATCCAGGCTCAATTCGTTTTTTCATGCTCGCGACCTGTGATGCGCGAATGCCATGCGCTTGCCAACTGCCGCCTTGCTGATGATAGTTCAGCCACATGGGTAAAAAACGATCCATGGCTTTAGCAAATTTAGCCTCCGCACTTTCAGCGGCCTCAAATTCATGCCAAAGCTGCAATAACTCACTACCTTGCTCACTTGGTAACATAGCAAATAAGCGTTTAGCGGCCGCTTGCTCTTTGATCGCCTGTTCAGCTTGTGCGGCCTCGTCATAAACGATCACATCACCGGCATCAATTTCTACCACATCATGAATCAATAACATCTTCACGACCCGACTGATATCCACCGCTTCATTGGCATGCTCAGCTAAAAGAAGGGCCATCACAGCGACTTGCCAGCTATGTTCGGCGCTATTTTCCTGACGTAAATTGGCGCAGGCAATTTTGGTTTGGCGCAACACACCTTTGAGCTTATCAAGCTCATAAACCAAGGCTAACTGCTGCTCTAAACGCGCCAAAGGGTTATTCATATCAATCGGTCTCCAACTGGTATTCAGGGGCTAGCCTGGCTGTCACAACATGATCTTCCCAGCGCCCATTAATTTCGATATAAGACTTCGCAAAGCCCTCTTGGTAAAAACCAAGGCGGGTCAAAATGGCACCGCTCGCGCGATTTCTTGGCATATAGCAAGCATTGATGCGATGCATTTTTTGCACCTCAAACATCCATGCATTGGTCAATGCAATGGCCCGTGTCATCACCCCTTGTTTTTGCACCAACGGATCCAAGGAGTACCCTAAATGACAAGCATGCATGGGAAATCGGGTCACATTGCTATAACTCACCAAACCACAAATTCCGGGTAACTGGGCGTGTTCAATCACGAAGTAAAACGCCAAGTTATGGCGAAAAAGCTCATGCAGTTGAATACTTCTTTTCTGCCAGCCCAATTGGCTAAAAAAGGCGTCATCTCGCGTCGGTTCCCAAGGCTTAAGATAACGACGATTTCGACAAAAATAGTCTGTGAGCGCGCTCGCATCTTCAGGGTTAACGGCACGCACGATAAAATCTTGTTCGGTCAAAATGGGGAACTGATTTATACTTGTGTTCGACACATTCGCACCTTATTTCAGAGTGACTCATGTTCTATGACTCGATGGAATCGCCCATTGGCCGCATCTATCTGCTAGCCGATGAGGGTGGTTTAAAACGCCTCAATTTGAGCTTACCCGGTCATCCCTTTAATCCAGCAAGCAGCTGGCAGCATCGTCCTGATGCCATGACAATCTATCGTACCCAATTGACTGAATATTTTCAGCATCAACGAGAGCACTTTGATTGTCCTATGTCACCTGAAGGGACCATTTTCCAAAAGCAAGTTTGGCAAGTCCTCAAATCCATTCCCTATGGCGAAACCATGAGCTATGGCCAAATTGCAGCGTTACTAGGCAAACCCAACGCCGCGCGCGCCGTCGGCATGGCCAATAACGTCAACCCCATCCCTTTGATGATCCCCTGCCACCGCGTGATTGGTGCCAATGGCGATTTGGTTGGCTATCGCTACGGCCTTGAGATCAAGCAAAAACTGCTATCTCTTGAACAAAAGCAGACGGAACTCCAGTGGCCAAATCAAGCCTAGGTGCCTAGGTGCCTAGGTGCCTAGGTGACAGCGCATTGATTGCGTCTCTCAATTCAATATATTGAGTGAATCACTTGATTGAGTTCCTCACGTCGCACCTTTCGCGCACAAAAAAACCGCAGATACACTGCGGTTTTTCTATGACGGCTGGTTATTTCTTACCGAGCCCATATTCGCGTAATTTATTCGCAATCGCCGTATGAGATACCCCCAGACGCTTTGCAAGCTTACGCGTGGATGGATAACCACGATAAAGCGAGCTCAATACACCACGCTCATAACGCTTCATAATGTCATCCAAGCCGCCATCTAGATTATCGCTACTGGTCAACATGTCGCTACTATTGACGTCCGGCAGCTGAATATGCTGCGCTTCAAGTGTGCCACCTTCAACTTGCGTGAGCGCGCGATAAAGCACATTTCGCAATTGGCGCACATTGCCCGGCCAAGTGTAATGATTGAGAAAATCCACCAAACTGTCATCGAGCTCAGGTTGCGGCTGATGCAATTCATGACAAATCTGGTTCATGAAAAATTCAGTCAATGGCGCAATGTCTTGGCGACGCTCACGCAATGGCGGAATATTTAAGGTCAACACATTGAGGCGATAGTACAGATCTTCACGGAAGCTGCCGCTTGCGACCAATTCAGGTAATTGTTTTTTGGTCGAACAGATGACCCGCACATCCACTTTAATTTCGTGCTCTTCCCCCACGCGGCGGAAGGTGCCATCTTGCAAGAAACGCAGAATTTTCACCTGTAGATGCGGTGACATCTCGCCGATTTCATAGAGAAAGACCGTACCGCCATGCGCTTGCTCAAAGATCCCTTTTTGAACCAGCTCACCGCGGGCATAACCGAAAATTTCACTCTCCACCACATCATCAGGCATCGATACGCAGTTCAGCACCATAAAGGCACCATTACGGCGATCTGAACGTTGATGGCAAGCGCGAGCCAGCATCTCTTTACCGGTCCCGGTTTCACCTTGAATCAACAATGGTTCATCAAGCATTGCGAGTTTTTTCGCTTGGGTCATCAACTGCTTGTGCTTGGTGGAGGTACCCACCACATGCTCAAATCCTAAGGCATCAGATTGCGCGCGAAGATCAGCTGGAATCGTGGTTCCAGCCGTGGATTTAAGTAACACGACGGCACTGACAAGCGAGCGCGCGCCCTGCGCATGACCGATAAACACCGGCATAATATCCATGAGATAGTCTTGACCACCAATCACCGCCAAGTGACACTCAGCAGTCACCTCATCTTGCTCGAGCCAGCGACAAAAATTGAAATGATGAATCACTTGCTGCGCGCTTTGACCAAGCAAGTCCACTTCCGCTTGATGTAGCAAAGCTTGCGCAGCGGTATTCGCCAATTCAATTTGGCCTTTGAGGTTCAGAGAAAAAACAGGATCAGGCAGGGTTTGCAATAACGCACGCATCTCTTGATGCTCGCGCTCACTAGGCATCGCTTGAATCTTACGAACGTCTTTAACGCCCGGAATCAAACGAATTTGCGCCATTAATTGGCTAAAGGGATCAAATTCAATTTCGGGAAAATTGAGATAAATAATGCCGACGGGGTCGATCTCTATGCCGCGAAGGTCAATGGCTTGTGTTGCCAATAGTTCAAGTAGTTCGCGGGCAAGGCCTAACCGGTCTTCACAAAAGACTTCAAGTCTCATGCCTTATCCTTATTTTGTGTCACGGAATGTTGACAGGTAAGGCAAGTGTGCGACTAGAGATCCCCTTCGTCAAGCATTCACAGCATAAATTGCTGAGTGAATATGTCGGATTGCAACTTATTGACCAATAAAACAACAAGGTGGTGCAAATAACACCACCTTGTCCCCATTTCTTGACAGCACAAAAACGAAAATAGCTAATTATGCTGCTCAGCAGATTGTCCACGAACCTGAGCAAGCAATTGTTTGCGAATATGTTTCAAACGCGATGGCCCTTGATGCCAAGGAATCGGTCTTAATGCATCCATGGCACGCAGTCCCAAACGAGCCGTCAGCAAACCAATGCCAAGTCCCTGCCCTGCTCGTGCCGATAGCTTTGATGCCATTCCAACTGACAGCCAATCGCCACCCACATCCATCGCCAGCTCACTGGCACCAGCAAGCGCCATATTGGTTAGTACTAACTTAAACAAACGCCAGCGCGACCAAGTGCCAAGCTCAATACCATAAATACGGCCAATGGCTTCAATCAATCGCAAATTACGCCAGCCGACAAGTAACATATCCGCCAAGGCAAAGGGGCTCACAGCCACCATCAGGGCGGCTTCTCCAGCATGTTTAGCAATCAAGCGTTCGGCGCGCTGATCCAGCGGTTTCAACACATAGTGATCATACAATGCCAGCACTTCCCCATCATGATGGTGGGCTGCTAGCGCTTGTTGCCAAGCATTCAGGTGTTCAGCCTGCATCGCCTGTTTTTGGCTCAACTGCAAACAAAAAGGTACCCCTTGCCCCATCCCTTGCTGCTCAATGAGCTGGGCAGCTTGCTGCTGCTTATTTTGCTGCGCACTCAAGCGGCGCATGGCGCGAAGCTCTTTACCTAACTTGAGTAATAAATAACTCAGCACCAACAGTAATAAACCACTCCAGCCCATGGCCAACCAATGGTTTTGCATCCAAGTGTCATAGAGCCACACCGCTGCTTGTACTGCGCTTAAAACAAATAACGCCACAACCAATAACAGCAAGGCGTAGTGTTTTTTGCTATCGGGTTTAAGCAGTTGATCGCCTGCCAACGTCTCATCGTCCTGCTCCAACTCAAAATGTGCCGTTGAAAGATCTTGCGCCGGCGCGCAAGTGGCCGCGTTCGAGGATTGATGCTCAAAATCAATGGGACCTTTATATTGACTCATTCCACTTTATCTCCCAGTAAAAATTGCAACGCTTTATCCATTCGAATATGCGGCAGTTTCTCCCCTTGCTCAAAAGGCTGCGGCGCAAAGGATAAAAATGAAAATCCCTGTCGCTGCCAAAACTCTGCATTGGGCAGTTTGGCTGGCACTTCGCCGGGATAACGTTGAATCGTCTGCCCATTCAAATCAATGCCCTGCAGCGCAGGATAACGATGCCCTTGATAAACGACAGAGCCCACTTTGGTCGCTTGAATCGATGCCAAGGTCATGCAATCAAAGCCAATGCCTTCAAAGGCAGCCTCTTGTTGCGCGCTTTGAATCAGCTGTTTGAGCAGAGCAATTAAATGACAGTGCTGCTCTGGCGTCACATGATCCGCTTTGGTGGCAGCAAACAGCACGCGATCAATACGCGGCGAGAAAAAGCGACGAAACAACGAGCGCTTACCATAGCGAAAACTGTGCATCAGCTGCGTTAGCGCTTGCTGCAAATCAGCAAAAGCCTCAGCTCCCTCATTGAGCGGCGTAAGGCAATCCACTAGCACGACTTGGCGATCAAATTTTGTAAAATAATCGCGATAAAAGGGTCGAATCACTTGCTGCTGATAGGCGCTATAACGCTGCAATAGCACCTCCCCAACACTGCCTGCTGGCGCAGCTTTCATCACCTCCAATGACCAAGGGACAGGGAAGAATGCAAGTACGGGCGCACCTTCAAGCTCACCAGGCAACACCATACGACCAGGTTGCAACCACTGAAATCCCTGCTGCTTACAGGCCATTAAGTAGTCTTTATAGTGCGCAGCAAGGGTCGCCAGCATCGACTCATCAGCGCTCTGATTCACCTCAAGCTTTGCCACAGCCGCAGCAAAATCACCTGCAAAGGACTGCCTTGCGCCCTGCATCAAGGCCAGTTGCTGACTCGACCAATCCGCATAGTCTTGCGTTAGCATCGGCAAGTCCAGTAACCATTCACCGGGATAATCAACGATATCAAGCTGAAGTGTGGCGGTTTGCCCCAGTAGCTTACTAGCGCCGCGATTGGGCTGATAACGCAGCGCCAAACTGATCTCACTGACATCTTTCGTCGGCTCAGGCCAATGTGGCGGCTGACTTGATAACGCAGCCATGCCCTGTTCGTAAGCAAAACTTGGCGTTAGCAGTTGCGGCGAGAGTACACGCTTAGCGCCAAGCAAGCGGCCTTCGCGCGCCACTTGAAAGAGCGGTAAATTATCTTGCGTTGCACTATGTAACAGCTGGTGGGTTAGCGCAGTAATAAAAGCCGTTTTACCGGCACGTGAGAGCCCCGTGACCGCCAGGCGAATATGGCGGTCTCGTCCTCTAGCAATCCAATGTTGGACCTGACGTCCAAGCGCATTTTTCATAGCAAAATCGTGTCACTTTGCGAAACAAAACACGGACAAGGTCGGCCGTATCCATTCGCTTTGATGTTGAAAACGTCTATCTTCAAATCAGAATGCGGCAGATTAACCATGAATGCAATGTAAGCGGATGTATTCCGCTCACTTTTTGAGCATGGCTTGGTGCTGTGTAAACAAAGTGATAAATTAGGGGTTTTAAAATTTGACGTGCCGCTTACCTATGGCTGACAAAAACATTGGCAAACTCATCTCTCTGGGCATCCTGACCTTGGTGTCACTGCTCAGCGGCTGCCAAGATCCCGAACGTAATCGTGCTGCGCAGCAACACAGTTTTATCTATTGTGGTCAAGGCACCCCAGATAGTTTTAATCCACAGCTTGCCAAAAATGGCATTGCCGTCGATACACTTTCTGCCCAGCTATACGACCGCTTGGTCGTCCTTGACCAAGGAACGCATCAACCTCAGCCTGCGCTGGCGAAACATTGGGACATTAGCGCTGACGGTTTACGTTACCGATTCACCTTGCGCCCTGATGTGAAATTTCATCAAACCCCTTGGTTTACGCCGACTCGACGCCTGAATGCCAGCGACGTGGTCTTTAGTTTCAATCGCATCATCGACCCCAATCATCCATACCACAATATTGGCGGGGGCCAATATCCATGGTTTGAAAGCTTGAATCTATCTGAGCTGATCGATCATGTTGAAGCCGTTGATGATATGACGGTGGAATTTACCCTCAGCAAACCCAACAATGCTTTCTTATCGAATTTGGCCACCAGTTTTTCCGTCATCTTGTCGCAGGAATATGCACAAAAGCTGATGCAACAAGGCCGCCCTGGCGATATTGACACCCTGCCTGTTGGCACTGGACCCTATCAGCTTTCCCACTATGCGCAAGGCGATTATATTCGCTTGCAGCAACATCTAGGGTACTGGCAAGGTCCAGCAAAAATGCAGCAAGTGATTTTGGATATCTCAGATCGCGGTACCGGCGCCATTGCCAAATTGCTCAGCGGCGAGTGCGATGTCTTAGCCTCTCCAGTTGCCAGTCAGCTTGCCACCTTGGCTGCGCACCCTGAAATCAATGTGCAGCGCCAAGAGGGCATGAATCTGTCCTACCTTGCGCTCAATACCCAGCATCCGGCACTGCAGTCAAGCAAAGTGCGCCAAGCGATTGCCTATGCTATCAACCGCAATCATCTACTGAACTCTGTCTATTACGGCACGGGCAGCGCAGCAACAGGTGTGCTCGCCAATAATTCATGGGCCTATCGCCCGAGCCACGGCGTGAGTTATCAGCCAGAAAAAGCGAAAAAATTACTGCAAGAAGCTGGCGTCAAGGATCTCAATTTAGAGCTTTGGTACTCTTCGCAGCCGCGCCCTTACAACCCAAGTCCCCGTAAAACA encodes the following:
- the tyrR gene encoding transcriptional regulator TyrR, with amino-acid sequence MRLEVFCEDRLGLARELLELLATQAIDLRGIEIDPVGIIYLNFPEIEFDPFSQLMAQIRLIPGVKDVRKIQAMPSEREHQEMRALLQTLPDPVFSLNLKGQIELANTAAQALLHQAEVDLLGQSAQQVIHHFNFCRWLEQDEVTAECHLAVIGGQDYLMDIMPVFIGHAQGARSLVSAVVLLKSTAGTTIPADLRAQSDALGFEHVVGTSTKHKQLMTQAKKLAMLDEPLLIQGETGTGKEMLARACHQRSDRRNGAFMVLNCVSMPDDVVESEIFGYARGELVQKGIFEQAHGGTVFLYEIGEMSPHLQVKILRFLQDGTFRRVGEEHEIKVDVRVICSTKKQLPELVASGSFREDLYYRLNVLTLNIPPLRERRQDIAPLTEFFMNQICHELHQPQPELDDSLVDFLNHYTWPGNVRQLRNVLYRALTQVEGGTLEAQHIQLPDVNSSDMLTSSDNLDGGLDDIMKRYERGVLSSLYRGYPSTRKLAKRLGVSHTAIANKLREYGLGKK
- a CDS encoding HD domain-containing protein, coding for MARLEQQLALVYELDKLKGVLRQTKIACANLRQENSAEHSWQVAVMALLLAEHANEAVDISRVVKMLLIHDVVEIDAGDVIVYDEAAQAEQAIKEQAAAKRLFAMLPSEQGSELLQLWHEFEAAESAEAKFAKAMDRFLPMWLNYHQQGGSWQAHGIRASQVASMKKRIEPGCQVLSDKVDVIIETALENGWLKP
- the sapA gene encoding ABC transporter substrate-binding protein SapA, whose protein sequence is MADKNIGKLISLGILTLVSLLSGCQDPERNRAAQQHSFIYCGQGTPDSFNPQLAKNGIAVDTLSAQLYDRLVVLDQGTHQPQPALAKHWDISADGLRYRFTLRPDVKFHQTPWFTPTRRLNASDVVFSFNRIIDPNHPYHNIGGGQYPWFESLNLSELIDHVEAVDDMTVEFTLSKPNNAFLSNLATSFSVILSQEYAQKLMQQGRPGDIDTLPVGTGPYQLSHYAQGDYIRLQQHLGYWQGPAKMQQVILDISDRGTGAIAKLLSGECDVLASPVASQLATLAAHPEINVQRQEGMNLSYLALNTQHPALQSSKVRQAIAYAINRNHLLNSVYYGTGSAATGVLANNSWAYRPSHGVSYQPEKAKKLLQEAGVKDLNLELWYSSQPRPYNPSPRKTAELIQADLAEVGIHVSLHALPLEDLSRSQQHAPHDMTLMGWVADNADPDSMLRPFLSCQAQKVGLNYANWCNADYDALIDDALETRSIPLRIDRYLQAQKLLKQQLPIIPLAHSVQIRAHNNSIHGLVLSPFENLPFTSVFRQTAESHN
- a CDS encoding YcjF family protein, coding for MSQYKGPIDFEHQSSNAATCAPAQDLSTAHFELEQDDETLAGDQLLKPDSKKHYALLLLVVALFVLSAVQAAVWLYDTWMQNHWLAMGWSGLLLLVLSYLLLKLGKELRAMRRLSAQQNKQQQAAQLIEQQGMGQGVPFCLQLSQKQAMQAEHLNAWQQALAAHHHDGEVLALYDHYVLKPLDQRAERLIAKHAGEAALMVAVSPFALADMLLVGWRNLRLIEAIGRIYGIELGTWSRWRLFKLVLTNMALAGASELAMDVGGDWLSVGMASKLSARAGQGLGIGLLTARLGLRAMDALRPIPWHQGPSRLKHIRKQLLAQVRGQSAEQHN
- a CDS encoding methylated-DNA--[protein]-cysteine S-methyltransferase; the protein is MFYDSMESPIGRIYLLADEGGLKRLNLSLPGHPFNPASSWQHRPDAMTIYRTQLTEYFQHQREHFDCPMSPEGTIFQKQVWQVLKSIPYGETMSYGQIAALLGKPNAARAVGMANNVNPIPLMIPCHRVIGANGDLVGYRYGLEIKQKLLSLEQKQTELQWPNQA
- a CDS encoding YcjX family protein; the encoded protein is MKNALGRQVQHWIARGRDRHIRLAVTGLSRAGKTAFITALTHQLLHSATQDNLPLFQVAREGRLLGAKRVLSPQLLTPSFAYEQGMAALSSQPPHWPEPTKDVSEISLALRYQPNRGASKLLGQTATLQLDIVDYPGEWLLDLPMLTQDYADWSSQQLALMQGARQSFAGDFAAAVAKLEVNQSADESMLATLAAHYKDYLMACKQQGFQWLQPGRMVLPGELEGAPVLAFFPVPWSLEVMKAAPAGSVGEVLLQRYSAYQQQVIRPFYRDYFTKFDRQVVLVDCLTPLNEGAEAFADLQQALTQLMHSFRYGKRSLFRRFFSPRIDRVLFAATKADHVTPEQHCHLIALLKQLIQSAQQEAAFEGIGFDCMTLASIQATKVGSVVYQGHRYPALQGIDLNGQTIQRYPGEVPAKLPNAEFWQRQGFSFLSFAPQPFEQGEKLPHIRMDKALQFLLGDKVE
- a CDS encoding GNAT family N-acetyltransferase, giving the protein MSNTSINQFPILTEQDFIVRAVNPEDASALTDYFCRNRRYLKPWEPTRDDAFFSQLGWQKRSIQLHELFRHNLAFYFVIEHAQLPGICGLVSYSNVTRFPMHACHLGYSLDPLVQKQGVMTRAIALTNAWMFEVQKMHRINACYMPRNRASGAILTRLGFYQEGFAKSYIEINGRWEDHVVTARLAPEYQLETD